A region from the Musa acuminata AAA Group cultivar baxijiao chromosome BXJ1-10, Cavendish_Baxijiao_AAA, whole genome shotgun sequence genome encodes:
- the LOC135595112 gene encoding myb-related protein MYBAS2-like, translating into MVMVKEELRRGPWTEQEDLQLACFVALLGERRWDFIAQASGLNRTGKSCRMRWVNYLHPSLKRGRMTTQEEHLVLELHSRWGNRWSRIARKLPGRTDNEIKNYWRTHMRKRAQEEKRNCSPSATSSAPPADDLPTRSEVAAESQLNGNGDGGNADSVDEVWDEIALSSGDRRDEAGGYACTPLTSATPVWECCSGSLWKTEDEELDGVSFGF; encoded by the exons ATGGTGATGGTGAAAGAAGAGTTGCGAAGAGGACCGTGGACGGAGCAGGAGGACCTGCAACTGGCTTGCTTTGTGGCCTTGCTCGGCGAACGACGTTGGGATTTCATAGCCCAAGCCTCAG GTCTGAATAGAACAGGAAAGAGCTGCAGGATGAGATGGGTTAATTACCTCCACCCCAGTCTCAAGCGCGGCCGCATGACCACCCAAGAAGAGCACCTCGTTCTCGAGCTCCATTCTCGCTGGGGCAATAG GTGGTCTCGGATCGCACGGAAGCTCCCCGGCCGCACTGATAACGAGATCAAGAATTACTGGAGGACTCATATGAGAAAAAGAGCACAGGAAGAGAAGAGAAACTGCTCACCTTCGGCGACGTCTTCCGCACCGCCTGCTGATGATCTCCCCACCCGATCAGAGGTCGCTGCGGAGAGTCAACTTAATGGAAACGGTGACGGTGGTAATGCTGACTCCGTGGATGAGGTGTGGGATGAGATTGCACTAAGCTCTGGGGATCGCAGGGATGAAGCCGGCGGTTATGCATGCACCCCTTTGACTTCCGCCACTCCTGTGTGGGAATGCTGCTCTGGTTCGCTGTGGAAGACGGAAGACGAAGAGCTCGATGGCGTGTCATTTGGTTTCTGA